The following are encoded in a window of Rhodothermales bacterium genomic DNA:
- a CDS encoding PP2C family protein-serine/threonine phosphatase, with protein sequence MVAPRPHSRRTDGLVYALGLAGFVLFFLGLPRIVPEGAASLTLSNEAIRLAATQFLIDHGYESEGLEWEIHPRKDPAFLDTLQKLQGRSAALETIRASDGVPAFHWFVRGWLPAVATDTESDADVSLDDDPPPSTNWFELRLDDSGHVWWFNSSVTDRVFQAINRTVLFRAIPDTGRTAELFDMLARLPDSTLLGAMVFGFNDSLNRSPGPPPGFRPDGERGPRESGNALVRMTPLRRNEAIRIARTHLNTLMPGDYRFAVDTLYTQAEGSPPLPLPRYITRSRAIEIAYDPDRASSLVVFTGTDPNSNLPVQAEMLITAGGLLLRAEILYEAGRPPSNRRERGFTLNITLDLVAAILASVLAIFVVVLFFRRLSARLIDVKSALQDALMGGIFLAMIVALTMGHDLLDEEEWSWSLLLVWALPTLLSGSIGGFITFIVSSATDSIARMTWPQKMQALTYTRNFNYYNVTTGIALVRGLAVGGVLLGTLVGLLMVLHDAPVLIEGDEAGFLGEFSLSAAGFFIGVRGWTTQLLLLVLLLGIGPELARRLPSMRLSFGAMVGLLTLLNPSPVSLFPEALTMLVSAAIAVIVIGAFWRYDFIVCFIALLVSGLLWDTAPGWLPEGAPDLAEAVVVWAFVGGIFLLGLVGLVSGRTAPAETLYLPAYLQEIAQQERLRGELETAHRVQASFLPSEMPNMPGVDIAALCLPAQEVGGDYYDFIRIDDRRLAIVVGDVSGKGIQAAFFMTLTKGFLRALCREVLSPAAVLSRVNALFFENAPRGMFISMIYGILDTRDGTFTFVRAGHDPVIARRMSERKAEFVRPGGMALGLATGALFDDAIHETTLHLHAGDILAFYTDGCTDSLNALHEQFGSERLLATVAETPDGTASDILRHIVGRISTFSGSTGRPDDLTVVIVRIDGIGAALPA encoded by the coding sequence ATGGTTGCACCTCGCCCACATAGCCGGCGAACCGACGGCCTGGTGTACGCACTGGGCCTGGCCGGCTTTGTCCTCTTTTTTCTGGGGCTTCCGCGGATCGTTCCGGAGGGGGCGGCCTCGCTGACGCTCTCCAACGAAGCGATTCGCCTGGCGGCCACCCAGTTCCTGATCGATCATGGGTATGAAAGCGAAGGACTTGAGTGGGAGATCCACCCCAGAAAGGATCCCGCGTTTCTGGATACCCTGCAGAAGCTACAAGGGCGCTCCGCCGCGCTGGAGACGATCCGGGCTTCCGATGGGGTGCCGGCCTTCCACTGGTTCGTTCGCGGCTGGCTGCCCGCGGTAGCGACCGACACCGAATCCGATGCCGATGTTTCGCTCGACGACGACCCACCGCCAAGCACGAACTGGTTCGAACTGCGCTTGGACGATAGCGGCCATGTCTGGTGGTTTAACAGTTCCGTCACGGATCGTGTCTTCCAGGCGATCAACCGAACGGTGCTCTTCCGCGCCATACCGGACACCGGGCGGACGGCCGAGTTGTTCGACATGCTGGCTCGACTGCCGGACTCCACCCTGCTGGGTGCGATGGTTTTTGGCTTCAACGATTCACTAAACCGCTCGCCGGGCCCTCCCCCCGGCTTCAGACCCGACGGCGAACGGGGCCCCCGCGAAAGCGGAAATGCGCTCGTCCGAATGACCCCACTGCGACGCAATGAAGCCATACGGATTGCCAGGACACATCTGAACACGCTGATGCCCGGCGACTATCGCTTCGCCGTGGACACACTCTACACCCAAGCCGAAGGCTCCCCGCCCTTGCCCCTGCCGCGGTATATCACGCGTTCTCGGGCCATCGAGATCGCCTATGATCCCGACCGCGCCTCCTCACTGGTCGTGTTCACAGGAACAGACCCGAACTCGAACCTGCCCGTCCAGGCCGAGATGTTGATCACGGCCGGCGGCCTCCTCCTGCGTGCCGAAATCCTGTACGAAGCGGGCCGACCCCCATCGAACCGACGCGAACGGGGGTTTACGCTGAATATCACCCTGGACCTGGTGGCGGCGATCCTCGCCTCCGTACTCGCCATCTTTGTCGTGGTGCTGTTTTTCCGCCGGCTCAGTGCACGCCTGATCGATGTAAAATCAGCGCTCCAGGACGCCCTCATGGGCGGGATCTTCCTCGCCATGATCGTCGCCCTCACGATGGGGCATGACTTACTCGACGAGGAGGAATGGAGCTGGTCGCTCCTCCTCGTATGGGCACTCCCAACCCTCTTATCCGGGTCGATTGGCGGTTTCATCACCTTCATCGTGTCGAGCGCTACCGATTCCATTGCCCGAATGACGTGGCCGCAGAAGATGCAGGCGCTGACCTACACCCGCAACTTCAACTATTACAACGTAACGACAGGCATCGCCCTGGTTCGCGGGCTGGCCGTGGGCGGCGTGTTGCTGGGGACCCTCGTCGGCCTCCTCATGGTCCTGCACGATGCACCCGTGTTGATCGAGGGGGACGAAGCCGGCTTCCTCGGTGAATTTAGCCTGTCGGCCGCCGGCTTCTTCATCGGTGTCCGGGGATGGACCACGCAGTTGCTGCTCCTGGTGCTGCTCCTGGGCATCGGGCCAGAACTCGCGCGCCGGCTCCCGTCCATGCGCCTGAGCTTCGGCGCGATGGTCGGCTTGCTCACCCTCCTGAATCCAAGCCCTGTCTCGCTTTTTCCTGAGGCCCTGACAATGCTCGTATCCGCCGCCATCGCGGTGATTGTGATCGGCGCGTTCTGGCGGTACGACTTTATCGTGTGTTTCATCGCTCTGCTGGTATCCGGGTTGTTGTGGGACACAGCCCCTGGATGGCTGCCCGAGGGGGCGCCGGACCTGGCCGAGGCCGTGGTTGTCTGGGCGTTTGTCGGCGGCATCTTCCTCCTGGGCCTGGTGGGCCTCGTGAGCGGACGCACCGCGCCGGCCGAAACGCTGTACCTGCCGGCCTATCTCCAGGAAATCGCCCAGCAAGAGCGGCTCCGGGGCGAGCTCGAAACCGCCCATCGCGTACAGGCCTCCTTCCTGCCCTCCGAGATGCCCAACATGCCGGGCGTCGACATCGCGGCGTTGTGCCTGCCGGCTCAGGAAGTGGGGGGAGATTATTACGACTTCATCCGGATCGACGACCGCCGCCTCGCGATTGTCGTGGGCGACGTGAGCGGGAAAGGGATCCAGGCCGCATTTTTCATGACGCTCACGAAAGGCTTCCTGCGCGCGCTCTGCCGCGAGGTGCTTTCGCCGGCTGCCGTGCTGAGCCGCGTGAATGCGCTCTTCTTCGAAAACGCCCCCCGTGGGATGTTCATCTCGATGATCTACGGGATCCTGGACACCCGGGACGGCACCTTCACGTTCGTCCGCGCCGGCCACGACCCCGTCATCGCCCGCCGTATGAGCGAGCGTAAGGCCGAATTTGTGCGCCCGGGAGGTATGGCGCTCGGCCTCGCGACCGGCGCTCTGTTCGACGATGCCATCCACGAGACCACCCTGCACCTGCATGCGGGCGATATCCTCGCGTTTTATACCGACGGCTGCACCGATTCCCTCAACGCCCTCCACGAGCAGTTCGGTAGCGAACGCCTGCTGGCTACCGTCGCCGA
- a CDS encoding RecX family transcriptional regulator: MSLRASDHPAPDERPEMDRALRAGTVTAIEPQKKNATRVSVYLDGEFAFGIEVDVLLEFPLFAGRVIDQETAEAIVLADARLRARRFSVAYLAHRARTVFEVRDALRQRGFALDVAEQAVDRLRTLGYLDDADYALRYVESRVRAKGYGPTRIRRELQRRGIDRTLIDQALAPIEASDSPAEQALRQARIRLPKLRGEIDARKRRKKLSDFLLRRGFDFDTIQHAVEAALREERDA; encoded by the coding sequence ATGAGCCTCCGGGCCTCAGATCACCCCGCGCCGGACGAGCGGCCAGAGATGGATCGTGCGCTTCGCGCCGGCACGGTGACCGCCATCGAGCCGCAAAAGAAAAACGCCACCCGCGTTTCTGTCTATCTCGACGGCGAGTTTGCCTTTGGCATTGAGGTGGATGTCTTGCTCGAATTCCCACTGTTCGCCGGCCGCGTCATCGACCAGGAGACCGCCGAAGCAATCGTCCTCGCCGATGCCCGGCTCCGCGCCCGACGATTCTCCGTGGCCTACCTCGCGCACAGGGCCCGCACGGTATTCGAAGTGCGCGATGCCCTGCGGCAGCGGGGGTTTGCCCTGGATGTCGCCGAACAGGCCGTGGATCGGCTACGCACGCTGGGGTATCTGGACGATGCCGATTACGCGCTGCGGTATGTCGAAAGCCGGGTTCGGGCCAAAGGGTACGGGCCCACGCGCATCCGTCGGGAACTGCAGCGCCGCGGCATCGACCGCACCCTTATCGACCAGGCACTCGCCCCAATCGAGGCGTCGGATTCGCCGGCGGAGCAGGCGCTGCGACAGGCCCGGATCCGGCTCCCCAAATTGCGCGGCGAGATCGACGCCCGGAAGCGTCGAAAAAAACTGAGCGACTTTCTCTTGCGGCGTGGCTTTGATTTCGATACGATTCAACACGCCGTAGAGGCGGCGCTCCGCGAAGAGCGCGACGCATAG
- a CDS encoding AI-2E family transporter — translation MLADNGPDPQESFPTPDGSSERVSLPLRWRNRATITPDRIFRTVLWSFALASVVLLVWTFSGIIFYLLIGMLVAFMTSPLVDRIQHVGIHRTFAILLSFLLVFSGLSLLLTWLVPLMGSQLGELTQRITADTVAEWATAIEVSIRRFLPIVPEGTVHAGFARVAQQLFAEAGLATVITYMVDLFTNLLFAVLIVPIVAFFLLKDALLLRRRLMHYVPNRFFEIGLGLIEKVQSRIGRYISGLLIQIVVVSITASIALVFTDLEYPLVLGIFTGVANTIPYFGPIAGFAAGTLMALGQTGDFSLVPGLIIAMSITQFIDNSFYQPFIFSRAVRTHPLVILFVVLIGAQLNGIVGMLLALPITTALLVTFEQVIWSIKNYRLLSTG, via the coding sequence ATGTTAGCCGATAACGGTCCAGATCCACAGGAATCGTTTCCCACGCCCGACGGATCGTCCGAGCGGGTGTCGCTGCCGCTCAGGTGGCGAAACCGGGCCACCATCACGCCGGATCGGATCTTCCGCACCGTCCTGTGGAGCTTCGCATTGGCCAGTGTAGTGCTCCTCGTGTGGACGTTCTCGGGCATCATTTTTTATCTTCTGATCGGCATGCTCGTCGCCTTCATGACGAGCCCGCTCGTCGATCGCATCCAGCATGTCGGCATCCACCGCACCTTCGCCATCCTACTGAGCTTCCTGCTGGTGTTCTCCGGCCTCAGCTTGCTGCTGACATGGCTCGTACCCTTGATGGGCAGTCAACTGGGCGAGCTGACACAACGGATTACGGCGGACACCGTGGCCGAGTGGGCGACGGCCATCGAAGTATCGATCCGGAGGTTCCTCCCGATCGTCCCGGAGGGCACCGTCCACGCCGGCTTTGCGCGAGTTGCGCAACAACTGTTCGCCGAGGCGGGCCTGGCCACGGTCATCACCTACATGGTGGACCTGTTCACCAATCTCCTGTTCGCCGTGTTGATCGTGCCGATCGTGGCCTTTTTCCTGCTGAAGGACGCCCTGCTCCTGCGCCGGCGCCTCATGCACTACGTCCCCAATCGATTCTTCGAGATCGGCCTCGGTCTGATCGAAAAAGTGCAGTCACGCATCGGGCGGTACATCAGTGGCCTGCTCATCCAGATCGTCGTCGTATCGATAACGGCTTCCATCGCCCTCGTATTTACCGATCTCGAGTACCCGCTCGTTCTGGGCATCTTTACCGGCGTCGCCAACACGATTCCATACTTCGGACCCATCGCCGGCTTCGCGGCCGGCACGTTGATGGCGCTGGGGCAAACGGGGGATTTTAGCCTTGTCCCCGGGCTGATCATCGCCATGAGCATCACTCAGTTCATCGATAACAGCTTCTACCAGCCGTTTATCTTCTCGCGCGCGGTCCGTACCCACCCGTTGGTGATTCTGTTCGTCGTGCTCATCGGCGCCCAGTTGAACGGCATCGTCGGCATGCTGTTGGCGCTGCCGATCACCACCGCCCTACTGGTCACGTTCGAACAAGTGATCTGGAGCATTAAGAACTATCGGTTGCTGAGCACCGGGTGA